The following coding sequences lie in one Paracidovorax avenae genomic window:
- the avs3a gene encoding AVAST type 3 anti-phage nuclease/ATPase Avs3a has product MAKQGSVGPSRSGDQFHYQWAARQCLWLLSSTDGLVSVTIEGPSLDEGDSSTSVGDEVIDVGLYYGSEDVVAAASIRYMQLKHSSKHAHEPWTASGLKGTIEGFAGRFNKLEASLGLDVLEQKVRFVFLTNRPIAADVLEALADLAAGAAELRHPAIDKLLKRYAASAGSSVQNFFAAFSVEAGEPDLWEQRNLLSQDLGAYLSESDTEAALQLKELVTRRATDEGEKDRSIRLYDVLQALRVSENDLLPAPSLISEPKHILPRAQQPAILTTLLSAQRPVVIHADGGVGKSTLSAHLTRAMPAGSIAILYDCFGDGTYRQALNYRHRYRDALVQIANELAAQQLCLPLIPSHGTDPKQFMRAFVSRLKQAIDLLQANTPQASLCIIIDAADNAYMAAQEIGERAFVHDLINTDMPDGVRFAFTCRSHRQDYLGAPPDAIAIKLESFSKAETATHLRLSYPDATDAEAAEFAFLSSDNPRVQALAMEGTPPIGEMLRALGPTPTTVQHAIGGLLTKAINRLKAEWGPTESNQIDLICKGLAVLRPLVPISILAQIAGVPESAVRTFATEFGRPLFVKESGLHFVDEPAETWFNETFKPDAASLDGFLLKLKPLAATSSYVAAALPQLLLSAGRMDELIALALSNESLPDNPLERRDVELQRLMFALRACLQQGRDVAAAKLALKVGGEVAGETRQIKLIQENTDIASILLAPDRIEEIVSRRTFGGGFHGSHHAYEAVLLAGNADLIPEAASRLRMAGESLNAWSRLPPKRRKQNEIEETDIAELAIGVLRLRGAAEAARFLKGWTPKFVVLRTTKLVAARLADVGDVKQLDELAEHAEGDVWMLLGLATEACQVGHLLPMEPLRHLMGILVDPKVKLPEEDLSWKSGSSVLDGVRCAITQALRRLPRDDEAWAVTLRRYLPVEPPRQFHDFDAERATFVRAYALEAALRGRQIELIDLAPKDVRSEFESQKSTVRGEQASRLEHVTGGVLAWFILAADVACGRVLLNLDHEIELALRQTQSASSRDYQRIFNLEKVAAIEWVQILRNAGTIQPPQIAALLKWVDKSDRLHSRALTMMCRVTARTAGLGDLSLQLSIRAFDWIATSHDDAETRVENLKDLARAIFCVSRSEAAAYFDKAIDIASKIGEEHLSRWTTFLDLTDAAHRQGEPRPRTAYRLARIAELSYKHMARDKYMDWDRLVQGLVGLCPSSSLAILSRWRDRNFGFAGELFPIAVYSLIDHRLLPAMAAVALSGTVSGWKRISDARSAINAESDINKKRLILNIAYRFLRIQTNEAPAWRELKALADSLAMSLPDLDRLLRASKTKAATPPVSTAPAPWTPPHREIQEPDWDAVFSGVDLRNKAAVLAARRSLKKVGHRAYIREFYEQGLRRAALSEIDGYLRAIQADDEFSVYSFMDVIRHLPEPSKRIQSVRSELRKAALSVATKNPNRVGRRGWGHEGPFDGLYAEGIVLEKDVASARIKGYLSQLDTLDAEDLFRLVEPLARCLTSDEADDVLNFGFDLLEDVLEGEDGDGRWNESLEPPTSCVETLAGYLWAGLARPSTTERWEHAHCVRICLELDWQPLLSALAARALNADPQPFVDRGLMFYEWHARQWLCLALARGAMDAPRAVMPFLAFLDAAAKEPHVVIRHFATDTLRRLNEVSALPKQLLDIANRANQPGLPTQIFDRGEYGVFDDQPSSSETIDDNDKYFFGIDIGPYWFAPLGRVFGLSEHSIEWRAMAVLRGRLSLGHRGHDDQRYKRGLFRGNVTTHSHGSMPEVEDSVVYQSYHAMMLVAGNLLETKPVRRRVDEEENPFDDWLSEQLLTRTDNRWLAERRDPEILKEVPTSSERSDASWSWQVSRQYLDDQLTTDDGMTALWGHWTATESADGETVSVGSVLVPSRHAATLLAALQTSPDPGEIYIPDADHIDYGEKVDAPELRMSGWVATGRDSLRLDEFDPWAGTISSPGPRPCQEILDLLTLTTDPDARSWTLPDGGTLRSETWSRSTGYGQERGILTGTRLSADNKFISALLQVRPNSSLIVRVIVRRKPPKDETGKDDYSFYNYPYNRYYLIGHDGITRSL; this is encoded by the coding sequence ATGGCGAAGCAAGGTTCTGTAGGGCCCTCCAGGAGCGGCGACCAGTTTCACTACCAATGGGCAGCCCGGCAATGCCTATGGCTGCTTAGCTCCACGGATGGCCTAGTGTCAGTGACGATCGAAGGACCGTCACTCGACGAGGGGGACTCATCCACGAGCGTGGGCGACGAGGTCATCGACGTCGGCTTGTATTACGGGAGTGAGGACGTCGTAGCGGCAGCGTCGATCCGCTATATGCAACTCAAGCATTCGTCCAAGCACGCTCACGAACCCTGGACGGCCAGCGGCCTCAAAGGAACTATCGAAGGCTTCGCCGGGCGCTTCAACAAATTGGAGGCGTCGCTCGGTCTGGATGTCCTGGAGCAGAAGGTTAGGTTCGTCTTTCTGACGAACAGACCTATTGCTGCGGATGTCCTGGAAGCTTTGGCCGATCTCGCTGCGGGGGCGGCAGAGCTGCGGCACCCTGCAATTGACAAATTGCTGAAACGGTATGCCGCGTCCGCTGGTAGCAGCGTGCAGAACTTCTTTGCCGCCTTCTCTGTTGAAGCTGGTGAGCCAGATCTGTGGGAGCAGCGCAACCTCCTGAGCCAGGACTTGGGTGCATACCTCTCTGAATCCGATACCGAGGCTGCGCTTCAACTGAAAGAGCTGGTCACCCGCCGCGCGACGGACGAAGGCGAAAAGGACCGTTCCATCAGGCTCTACGACGTGCTTCAGGCTCTACGGGTGAGCGAGAACGATCTGCTGCCTGCGCCCTCGCTGATCTCGGAACCGAAGCACATACTTCCTCGAGCGCAGCAGCCAGCCATCCTGACCACGCTCCTCTCAGCGCAGCGCCCCGTGGTCATCCACGCAGACGGTGGTGTGGGCAAGTCGACGCTCTCAGCTCACCTTACCCGTGCCATGCCTGCTGGATCGATAGCGATCCTGTACGACTGCTTCGGTGACGGCACCTACCGTCAGGCCCTGAATTACCGCCACCGATACCGTGATGCGCTCGTCCAGATCGCAAACGAGCTTGCGGCACAGCAGCTTTGCCTGCCGTTGATTCCTTCCCACGGCACAGACCCCAAGCAATTCATGCGGGCCTTCGTTTCACGGCTCAAGCAGGCCATTGATCTTCTCCAAGCTAACACGCCCCAAGCGAGCCTTTGCATCATCATTGATGCGGCAGACAACGCATACATGGCTGCGCAAGAGATTGGGGAGCGCGCCTTTGTCCATGACCTGATCAACACGGACATGCCTGATGGGGTGCGATTCGCATTCACATGCCGATCACATCGACAGGACTACCTTGGAGCGCCACCCGACGCCATTGCGATCAAGCTGGAGTCGTTTTCGAAGGCTGAGACTGCCACGCACCTTCGGCTGAGCTACCCCGATGCGACGGACGCTGAAGCTGCGGAGTTCGCGTTTCTCAGCTCGGATAACCCTCGAGTTCAAGCGCTGGCTATGGAGGGCACTCCGCCCATCGGAGAAATGCTCAGGGCTTTGGGGCCAACACCCACGACCGTCCAACACGCGATTGGAGGGTTGCTGACCAAGGCCATCAACCGGCTGAAAGCCGAGTGGGGGCCAACTGAGTCGAATCAGATCGACCTAATCTGCAAAGGGCTCGCAGTGCTCCGGCCCCTTGTGCCAATTTCCATCTTGGCTCAGATCGCAGGAGTTCCGGAGAGCGCTGTCCGAACGTTCGCAACAGAGTTTGGGCGGCCGCTGTTCGTCAAAGAATCGGGCCTGCACTTCGTGGACGAGCCCGCGGAGACTTGGTTCAACGAGACGTTCAAGCCAGATGCGGCCTCGCTTGATGGGTTTCTTTTGAAGCTCAAGCCTCTCGCCGCGACCAGTTCCTACGTTGCGGCGGCGCTGCCGCAGTTGCTGCTGTCAGCAGGCCGGATGGACGAGTTAATCGCGCTGGCCCTCTCGAACGAGAGCCTGCCCGACAACCCTCTCGAGCGCCGCGACGTCGAGCTGCAACGACTGATGTTCGCTCTCAGGGCGTGCCTGCAACAGGGACGGGATGTTGCTGCCGCCAAGCTTGCTCTGAAAGTCGGCGGTGAGGTAGCTGGTGAGACTCGCCAGATCAAGCTTATCCAGGAGAACACCGACATTGCCAGCATTCTGCTTGCGCCAGATCGCATCGAAGAAATTGTCTCTAGACGCACATTCGGCGGAGGTTTCCATGGCTCGCACCATGCCTACGAGGCGGTGCTGCTTGCAGGCAACGCTGACCTCATTCCCGAGGCCGCGAGCAGGTTGAGGATGGCCGGAGAATCGTTGAACGCCTGGAGCAGGCTACCACCCAAGCGTCGCAAACAAAACGAGATTGAGGAAACGGATATCGCCGAACTTGCCATCGGTGTACTGAGATTGCGTGGCGCTGCGGAGGCCGCGCGCTTCCTGAAAGGTTGGACTCCAAAGTTCGTCGTGTTGAGAACGACGAAGCTAGTGGCTGCGCGACTGGCTGACGTTGGGGACGTCAAGCAGCTTGACGAGCTTGCCGAGCACGCCGAAGGGGATGTCTGGATGTTGCTGGGCTTGGCAACGGAAGCATGCCAGGTTGGACACCTGCTGCCGATGGAGCCTCTGCGCCATCTGATGGGAATCTTGGTCGACCCCAAGGTCAAGTTACCCGAAGAGGATCTCTCGTGGAAGTCTGGGAGCAGCGTGCTTGATGGGGTCCGGTGCGCGATCACCCAAGCGCTTCGGCGCCTTCCGCGCGATGACGAGGCCTGGGCAGTGACGCTACGCCGGTACCTGCCGGTGGAACCGCCCCGGCAGTTCCATGATTTCGACGCTGAACGTGCGACGTTCGTCCGAGCATATGCGTTGGAAGCTGCGCTTCGCGGCAGACAGATTGAACTGATTGATCTGGCGCCCAAAGACGTCCGATCTGAGTTCGAATCGCAAAAATCTACTGTCAGGGGCGAGCAAGCCTCCCGGCTGGAACATGTCACGGGGGGTGTCCTCGCTTGGTTTATCCTGGCTGCCGATGTTGCCTGCGGCCGTGTGCTGCTGAATCTAGACCACGAGATTGAGCTTGCACTCAGGCAGACGCAATCGGCATCTTCACGAGACTATCAGAGGATCTTCAATCTAGAGAAGGTGGCTGCCATCGAGTGGGTGCAGATCCTGCGCAACGCGGGCACCATTCAGCCACCTCAGATTGCCGCCCTGCTGAAGTGGGTGGATAAAAGCGACCGCCTCCACTCGAGAGCGCTCACGATGATGTGCCGCGTGACCGCAAGAACAGCAGGCCTGGGCGACCTCTCACTGCAACTGAGCATCAGAGCGTTTGATTGGATCGCCACATCGCACGACGATGCGGAGACGCGCGTCGAGAACCTCAAGGATTTGGCCCGCGCCATCTTCTGCGTGAGCAGGTCAGAAGCGGCCGCCTACTTCGACAAAGCGATCGACATCGCCAGCAAGATCGGAGAAGAGCATCTCTCTCGATGGACAACTTTCCTCGATCTAACGGACGCGGCGCATCGGCAGGGAGAACCAAGACCCCGGACCGCCTACCGGCTGGCGCGCATCGCGGAGCTCAGCTACAAGCACATGGCCCGGGACAAGTACATGGACTGGGACCGATTGGTTCAGGGCTTGGTTGGCCTCTGCCCTTCATCCAGTCTTGCAATCTTGAGTCGCTGGCGGGATCGAAATTTTGGCTTCGCTGGTGAGCTGTTTCCGATCGCGGTCTACAGCCTGATCGACCACAGGCTGCTGCCAGCGATGGCCGCAGTCGCCTTGAGCGGCACCGTGAGTGGGTGGAAACGCATCAGCGATGCCAGATCGGCCATCAACGCAGAGTCGGACATCAACAAAAAACGATTGATCCTAAATATCGCCTACCGATTCCTTCGCATCCAAACGAACGAAGCACCCGCCTGGCGCGAACTTAAGGCGCTGGCCGACTCGCTGGCGATGTCATTGCCAGATTTGGACAGATTGCTTCGAGCTTCCAAAACCAAGGCCGCCACCCCGCCGGTATCGACGGCTCCTGCGCCGTGGACACCCCCGCACAGAGAGATCCAGGAACCTGATTGGGACGCCGTCTTCAGCGGAGTCGATCTCCGCAACAAAGCCGCTGTACTCGCGGCAAGACGATCGCTGAAGAAGGTTGGCCATCGAGCGTACATCCGCGAGTTCTATGAGCAAGGCCTTAGGCGTGCGGCGCTGTCGGAGATCGATGGATACCTCCGAGCAATCCAGGCGGATGACGAATTCAGCGTATACAGCTTCATGGACGTCATCAGGCACCTCCCCGAGCCGAGCAAGCGAATCCAGTCCGTTCGCAGCGAGCTCAGGAAGGCTGCCCTTTCGGTGGCCACGAAAAACCCCAACCGCGTCGGGCGCCGAGGCTGGGGTCATGAGGGCCCTTTTGATGGGCTCTATGCAGAAGGCATCGTCTTAGAGAAGGACGTCGCATCAGCCAGGATCAAAGGATATTTATCGCAGCTCGACACGCTTGATGCCGAAGACCTGTTCCGTCTAGTGGAGCCACTCGCGCGCTGCCTGACCAGTGATGAGGCCGATGACGTGCTCAACTTCGGCTTCGACTTGCTCGAAGATGTTCTTGAGGGAGAGGATGGCGATGGCCGGTGGAACGAATCGCTCGAGCCACCTACGTCTTGTGTGGAGACCTTGGCTGGCTACCTATGGGCAGGTCTAGCGCGTCCGTCCACTACTGAACGCTGGGAGCATGCCCACTGCGTCCGCATTTGCCTTGAACTCGATTGGCAGCCGTTGTTGTCCGCGCTGGCGGCTCGTGCGCTCAACGCCGACCCGCAGCCATTCGTCGACCGCGGACTGATGTTCTACGAGTGGCATGCTCGCCAATGGCTATGCCTTGCGTTGGCACGAGGCGCGATGGACGCACCTCGTGCGGTCATGCCCTTCCTTGCCTTTCTAGACGCCGCAGCGAAGGAGCCGCATGTCGTCATTCGACATTTCGCTACGGACACACTGAGGCGGCTGAATGAAGTCAGCGCATTGCCAAAACAATTGCTTGACATCGCGAACAGAGCCAACCAGCCTGGATTGCCAACGCAGATCTTCGACCGAGGCGAGTACGGCGTCTTTGATGACCAGCCCTCGAGCAGCGAGACCATAGACGACAATGACAAGTACTTCTTCGGCATCGATATCGGCCCGTATTGGTTCGCACCATTGGGCCGTGTCTTTGGGCTGAGCGAGCATTCCATCGAATGGCGGGCGATGGCAGTCTTGCGCGGGCGCCTGTCGCTTGGGCATCGAGGCCATGATGATCAGCGTTACAAGCGGGGCCTCTTTAGAGGAAATGTGACAACGCACAGTCACGGCAGCATGCCGGAGGTGGAGGACAGCGTGGTCTATCAGTCCTATCACGCGATGATGCTTGTCGCTGGAAACCTCTTGGAGACCAAACCTGTTCGCCGGCGCGTGGACGAGGAAGAGAATCCGTTTGATGACTGGTTGAGCGAACAGTTGCTCACTCGCACAGACAACCGCTGGCTTGCGGAACGGCGTGATCCTGAAATCCTAAAGGAGGTCCCTACGAGCAGCGAACGATCTGACGCCTCATGGTCCTGGCAAGTCAGCAGGCAGTACCTGGATGACCAACTAACAACCGACGATGGAATGACGGCCTTGTGGGGCCATTGGACGGCCACAGAGTCAGCCGACGGCGAAACGGTGTCGGTGGGATCGGTGCTGGTCCCCTCGCGGCACGCGGCGACGCTCTTGGCGGCCCTCCAGACCAGCCCTGATCCCGGAGAAATCTACATTCCAGATGCAGATCACATCGACTACGGAGAGAAAGTCGATGCCCCTGAGTTGAGGATGTCCGGCTGGGTCGCGACGGGCCGTGATTCTTTGAGGCTCGACGAATTTGACCCTTGGGCCGGCACGATTAGCAGCCCGGGTCCACGACCATGTCAGGAGATTCTTGACCTCCTGACTCTGACGACTGATCCCGATGCGAGATCATGGACGCTGCCAGACGGAGGCACCTTGAGGAGCGAGACCTGGTCGCGCAGCACGGGCTATGGTCAAGAACGCGGCATCCTGACCGGCACCCGCCTCAGCGCTGACAACAAGTTCATCAGCGCGTTATTGCAAGTGCGCCCGAATTCCTCCCTCATCGTTCGCGTCATAGTCCGACGCAAGCCGCCCAAGGACGAGACCGGCAAAGATGACTACAGCTTCTACAACTACCCTTACAACCGGTACTACCTGATCGGACATGATGGAATCACTCGATCGCTCTAA